The genomic DNA GTcatattgtatttttcttgaattttggCAGCTTAAATAATATTCCTAATTACAGTTGAGAAAAGGATGGCAAATTACTCAACTATTACACAGACTGGTCAATTCCACTGCATTCTCTTACATTACACTAAGGCTTAATTTGATCCAAGAGTTGATTTATGTGGTTTAACTTGAAGAGATTTCTagtttaatataatttttttaaaaataaaaaatccaatcAACATGTggctaaaatttaaaaaagactAACATAGATCAACCCTAAAGgtcattttaaaaactttttttctgtttacactGACTTATCGCATTTAGACAAAATATTATATCCATAAGAGGGACCCCCCCCTTTTACCTAGATAAAAGATAACACATAATCCTAGCTGATATTCTCATccttgctttttcattattttcaagcCTCAGGAGCATAACTATAATCCAGGtataatgacattttttaagCCAAGAAACAGAAGTTAAATGTCATCaccagtttaaaactattacttAACACATAGGGGAGTTACTTGACTGACAGCCTTAATGAACACTGTGGGGGTTAACAcaagacagaaggaaggaagaagagagccATCTCAGCACCATTCAGAAAGACACATGTGCACTCATTTTCCCAGTTACTTTTTGTCTGGGATATCCAATATCCAAAAAGGGTTGCAAGGAACTATTACGTATACTCTGCATGAAATCTTCACAATTAGAAGTTAAAATTGCATTACTTTAAGGTGACCTTTACCATGATCTTCCTGAcctttgatttttgtctttttctctggTGATTTTACCGATGGTTTTCCAATTCCTCCTGTCCACACAGGCAAATGTAGCTTTGTTTTTGGGGGACTTGTTAACATATATTGTGTAAGGAGGCTTCTACATTAAAGAAGGTGACTGCAGTATGAACATTATCACATATCAGAATGTGAGTGCTGATCCAGCAAGAAAGCTAAACAAGTTTAGGGCTCCAGCTGTCTAAAATCTTTACCAGGCAGTGGCAATTTTTGTGGATGATCATATCAAAAATCCCATCATTTTATTGTTCATATGTTTCAAAATGTCTTGATTAAAAGCTCTGAAATCGAGAGCCAGAGGACgtgtttatattaaaaaagtgGATTTTAGTCAGTAACTTTAGTGGGCTCACAAATCTAATTTCAGTCTTTGTAGAGCACTGTCTTGTGTAGTAGAGACCACGAGTTCCCCTcggtcctgccctgcccctgtACACTGCAGTGGCCCCACAGGCCTCCACAAACCGGGGGAGCCCAAGGGAAGGGCATTTTAGCCTAGGACAGGAGTAAAAGCAGAAATCCATCTGCTAAAAACCCATCTCTCTGCTGGGAAGTGTCATGAGCCTCTGCTGTTCTTTAGAAGTTCTGACTTCAATGGGAGTAAAACTGAACACAGCCTGGGCAAACACAGGGCTGACTGTTGATGTGGGATAATGTGAGTAAACAGCGCAAAAGTAATTTGGTGTTTTATCCCAGCATGTGCTGAGCCCCTATCTGGTGTTTGCTATGGAAGACAGTCTCAGCTGAAAAACTTGGTAACACAGTAGGCTATTAATAGGATGTAGAAAGTGATTACGTTTTTTGGATTACTGCAGTATGTGATTACTTTTAGGAGTTAGTATAAAGAAACTCTATTAAACAATAATTATAGGACTGTATTCACTTTAAAGTTCTGTAATAGACCCAAACATTGGAGTTTTCACTAACTATTCTCCACAGTTAGTAAAGCCATTTTTCTTTACAACTAGCAATTCCCTCAAAAAGCAGTGGCATGCTATATAGACTACTCAAATttacaactgaaaagagaaattttaaatgaTCGCGTAAATTGTTTGACTTGAAAATGGTAACAGTCTCTCATtaaagtttatatatatatgtatatatatatggaaataCATAGAATTTTAACTTTCTTACTTTGCTCTATACTgtaacttatttaaaaaaacaaacagaaatagttCACATCACTGCACTAAGGATTGCACAAAAATGAGGGAAAGACAGAATGGAAATGGATGGATTTCATTACACTATTCATTTCTTAAACATGAAATTATACAGGAAGATTCAATCCTTTAATACCATCTTGTTGAATAACCTTTTGCAGTATTGTCAGGTACAGTCACTACATTAAACTGACATAATAATTTCcattacaaaacatttttatctggGTCaaatttgtcattaaaaaaagaatggatTTGCTGCATATGGAAATGAAGTATTAATGGCATTGGCTGGTGTCAGGAACCATAATACCATTTGCCTGCAGCTGTATCAGAGAATCTAAATTCTGACCTATGCTTCTTCTGTTAGATTATAAAATCTAATCCATTTTCAGTTTGATATGGTGACCgtaaaatatattctaaataGAAACTTAGCCTCAAGGTCTCAAGCAAAGAATacctttttatttacttctctaaaaatatattcatatatttttcaaaaactgtGTTTTACTGCTTTAAAGAGAATAAATATATCTGCTCTCCACCGAATCCTTTATTAATTGCTTATGTATGTACAAGTGTCAAGCACCAGGCAACAGTATTACTTTGATCCTTCAAGAATAACAGAAATTTTGTTTGGGAACTCTGACGATAATTACCCTCACTTCAGATGTGACAGAGATACAAAGTATGCCACGACATAACACTTGAGAAAAAGAAGTTGTTACTGAAATAACGGATCTGGAGTACGTTGCCTTTGGTACTTATGGCATCCAGAACAAATACTTTGGATTCATTATTTAGACCAGTTCAACCAAGTTCTAAATTTCAGAAACCAGTCAATTTTCCTTCAAACATTAAAGCTTGCTAAGGTAAACTGGTTTCTTAGAAGCCAAAACAGTTTTTTCCCTGTTCAGGAAAATTAACAAATGAACATTTAATCATATTGattataattaaataaatagaatataTAGGATGAATCTGTCTTTATTCTGTTTACTTCCCTCTGGCTTTCTCAAAGTGTGGCAAGTCAGGTTCACCGATGCTATTATATTAGATGATCAAATAAGTTTTGACATTCATTCATTTTGCCTACAACTTTCTTACATCTTAACATCAATCTGAATGCAAGACTATGCTATATTTCAAGAAGATAAAGTTGTCAAGGGGATCAGGATACCCATATCCTGATATACACTCAATCTAGGTACCTTTCACAACAGAAATCTCCATATGTATTTCCTACGAAAGGTTAGAGTGGCAGTGATTTGATTCCATTAGGAATCTAGTCCATGTATCTTGTGATCcgtaattaaaaaaactaccAAGCAGGAAAGGTGAGCAAATACAAGCAACCTAACAATTTTCCCACCTCAACTACTAGTTTAGCAAGTAGTTTTCTCTAAATCCAGCAGATCTACCAATTACATTTAGTGAATGTTTCTGTCAGTGTTTTTTACCCTCTTTCTGGGAGGCAAAAtagcagtgttttttttcatgtagggtattattatgtaattttaaatatgtattcaAGAAAATTATAGTGGGTTAAAAAACTATATGATTCCAAGAACATCCTTGTATTTCaactgcagtttttctgcttttctcctctaaGTCTCTGCAAAACAGGCACTCTATCAAAGTTAATGAAAATGCTGTTGTGTAACATTATGTTGGTCATTAGTCTTCCTTTGTCATTTCTTTGGACACTACTATGGAGGGAATCTTCATACAAACCTCTGTTGTCTCTGAGTGTAAAATTTCGattttgaataatttcaggTGGTAAACTGAAGATAAATCTTGGTCCATTGGCCGAGTCATCTTTGTCATCAGCACTAATTGTAATAAATTGCTGTAAAAGAAAAGTACTCTGTAAACAAACAGCTCCATCTCTGGTTACATCACATATAGACAGCATTCTGAGTAATCCCTTGAATTTTGAAATAGCAGAAACCCCCCAGACACCTCAACAAATCTAGGCAATTATAAATACTGAGCAGACTCAAAACTTACCAGACAATCTTTATTTGCGATTACATTTAACTAACTAATTTTAGAAGGAAAAGTATACACTATATATGCATtcttatatataaatatgtgttAATGATAACTTAGTagactaaataaaattatgcagaAAATTTGGCAGCTCAGGAGGAGTTAGCAAAACGTCCTTTCCAAAGTGCTACACTAACTCCAAAAGTGCACATACTGTGTAGAGCCATAATCCTGTATGATACTAACTCCTCTTTCTCACATACAGTTTAGGGATAAATCTGTAGGCTGAACCCTCCAAGCACTGTACTGTGATTCTTCCTGTAAGATGCTGAGTGTTTCTCTAACATCCAAAACAGGCTCACATCTGGGAAAGCTGCTCCCAAATAGCTTTGTGGCCCATGTGATGGTGAATACGCACAATCAACAGCAGTCATATTCAATGCACAAAGCCCCACATCTATAACTGttgatagaaataaaaaataaaagcacaggaaaGTGCCTTTCTGTGTGCTCTGGGCATTCTGGCCAAAATTGCCAACTATACATTCATTTACTACCAGTCATTTGAGCTGCCAACACCAAACTGGGCTAACACCCTGAAGAAATCCATGTGCAGGGAAGGTGGTGGGTATGGACATACCTGGTTACTTTGAGCATTCTCACAGACAAATGCTTCATAGGCTGCTGCAAATTTTGGAGCATTGTCATTGACATCAACGACCTTAATTGCAACTGGAACTTTGGCTTCCTGGTGTTGTTTGTCTATGGGtgtaagcaaaaccaaaatgaaacagaagcaggaaacaccctcaaaacaaataaaatcccaGCTGTATCCAGGTAAAACCAAAATAGGCTATTGCAGCTTATCAAACTGAGACAATTAGAAGACTATAGAATTTATACCATTGATTACAAAATATCTCAGTGAAATACTTACGGACTTCAACTGCAAAGACAGAGATATTATGCCAAGCCATTTCTTCTCTATCCAAAGCTTTTATTGTCTTGATATTGCCATCTTCtgcattaataataaaatatctttcaaGGTCAGTGTGACGATCAATTGAATATCTAAAGAAAATTGAAAGTCAGTAATTAGATAAAAGAAGAACTTAGTAGTTTTTTGCATTCACATTTTTTGtgtattgttattatttttaaataatcgTAACAAGTACACTTATTGTTATCCTGAAGATAATTGCCACAGGGATGATATGCAGTTCTTTTAAAAGGAGATTCATGTGGTTGGTTtctacatttagaaaaaaaattatgttagaATGTTTGTAGTAAGTGAAAATTATTGTTCTTTGAAGTCTCTGTGTTAAAGCCCCACATcgttttttattttcttctaaaaatgataaaaatatcgACTGAGatatttatgttttcttctgtttcacatTAATTATTAAGATCTTTTAAGTCATCTGATCTTTGGATTACGCAGAATATTAACTGATGATACCAGCTTATTAAATGTTGTCCATTATCTACACATTTGCATAGCTTTATACAGCTGTTTTTACAATCTTTACCTTGCAATTCTTCTGAAATTATAACTATATCCACAAAACAGAGGATTTAATTTACACTGAAAcattacaaacaaaaataaattaatggaagACTACCCAATATTACTGTAGAGAGTaggtgtgtgtatgtgcttgTCGTTAGTAACTGACACTTAACAATTACCCAACATAATCTCTAATCTACTGTGTAGACTTGTAtcttttgagaagaaaatatgcTGTGATAAGAGCATAGGATATTTTACGGAAAATATAACTTAGAGTCTAACAGAGATGACCTTCAGTATATTTTAGGTATACATAGCTGTGATACGCTTTCTTAGTGATACAGGCTTTGAGAAACTAGTAGTTCATGGAATAAGACATAAAACAATGCTGAATGATTAAAGATATTAATATTCTGGCTGAATTTAGAGTATTACTATGCTAGATCTATCACACTATCTTAATAACTTGCATCACAATTCTAAAAGCAAATGCTTAGAAAGAAAGAGCCTGCTCTAGTGAAGTGTACCTTATAGCACTGTTTGCAGCATCAGGGTCTTTGGCATGTACTTTTCCAACCACAGTACCAGATGCTGCATTTTCTTGTACTTCAAAAATATAActtggctttaaaaatacaggtgGTTCATCAGCATCTTCCACTGATATCTTCACTGTGACTGTGTCCTTGAATGGCCCATTGCTGATGAACTTAGGATCAATATGTACATTGGCTGCCTCTACCTTCAGACTGTAGGACTTTTTGGTTTCAAAATCTAAGAGCTGTGAGAAACAAGGAGACAAGAATGCATCCCACAGTTAGGAAAGCTAGAGTGTAAAAGCAGTAAGCAGTTCCCTGTTATTCAATGACATAGAACAAATGTGAGCATCTGTCAACAAGCTTGGACTGAAATGtgagtatttaaaaacatagaGACTCAAATGGAAGGAGCTACATTCTATGTATGGAGCAGCATAGGATggcacttaaaaaaacacaacagtctTTGCTTGCTGTATTACTCAGGAAATAATCTTTAGTGGGAAAATTAACCTTTTCTTCATGCAGCCTTAGAGGCAGCACAAAGCAGCGATGGCTGGGAAGGGGGTTCCCACAAAATGCCAGACTTGATCTATCCCCAAGATGGAGGGTGTTCCTTTAGAGATATGAATGTGGCTTGCATTGCTACTAGGTGCACCATGACATTGGACAAagagaagttaaaatatttaagtagtGGGGGAAATAGGAAGATGGTTTGCAgtgctttcatttctgtagtCCTTTCCATCCAAAGATCTCACAGCACTTTACAAAGGGGAGGTGAAATAATGCCCCATGAGATAAGTCCTCTTGGGAGCCCGACCAAAGTCAAAGCACAGCTGCACTGTCATTGACATGAAATGGCTGCAGTGTTGAAGTAGTGGTAGCCTCACAACAATCAGACTTCTAAACACCTGAGAAGCAGGTGCCAACCACAATTCACAAAATATGCTAACACCATAGACTGAATGGTGTGCCAGTTAACTCACATTCTGAAATACACTCCCACCTCTAGAACAGATAAAGTAATTGAACCACAGCATAGTTTTACCAGAGGAGACCTCTGGGTCTCTTCCTGAGAGACTGCCCCAGTGCACAGGGCAGGGCTAACTTTGAAGTTCAGTTGCTCAGGCCATCTGCTTGgagttttgagtatctccaagaaAGATGAATAGCTATAAAGACACAAAGGGCAAAATAATAATGCTTAAATAAGgaatataatttataatttgtAATTTCAATGTCATCCAGTAACACTTTTAAATATCACATTGATGGATTGCATATGAAATCACCTCGGTattgtgctgcttttcacaTAGCCTGTGACTCCTTCAGAACAATATTGTGGACAATGCACAGCTGAATAATTCAAACTATAGGGCGTGAGGCTGTCCAGACCCAACATAAAGCAACAGTGAATGTCTGCTACTTATCAGCACTAGGCAAAACTTCATTACCAATGAAGCTGATGGCATTGATTGTATTTTACCGTGACTTTTTATTATGAATTCATTTAGTTTGTGCAATTAATCCACTGTACAGTATTTATGTAACTCTTCTTGgttattttcttccattccaATTCAGCTAATGGGGAAATGGAATATTAAGAGTTAATCACAGCTTTAGAAACAAATTAACTGAAATTGCATTTACTGATATTTTAGCTTAGGTGGTAATGCATCATTACCAAATATTCTGTCAGCAACAAATAATACTACACATTAGTAGGTGTTACTCACTTTCTTAAGCTTCACAACACCTTCTTGAGTCTCATAATCTGTTGTAATTTCAAACATATCCATGCCATCTCCATCAATGATGCTGTAAGCTACTAAGCCATTTTCCCCAATGTCTGGATCTTTGGCCTTCACTCTTCCTACTTCTTCTCCTGGGACAGCTGCTTCTGACACTGACATCTGGTACACACCtggtggcagaaaaaaaagtcatttgcCTTAAGTATGCAGTCTGCTCTCCAGTTGTATAGTTATTCATTGAACTTGTTCCAAAtaaacacagtaattttttatatttttaaaatccccTGAAGGACCATTATGTTATAAAAGAGCTCTGAGAACCAAGTCCTCTGTGAAATCTTAAAACACATTGCTAATCTATATAAAATTACTTCCTCACTGATGTTTTACACAACATCTGTGTATCTCTCTGTTCAGGGTGGGGTTAAAAAGACAACCAATCATTTTGAATGCAGAAACTGTTGTAACATCAAGGTTATCACTCGTATCAGAAATGTTGTTacaaaaatggaaggaaaattcTCTTTCATATGACTCATAGCATGGCCTTCAACCATCTAGAATCCAGAAGCATTTCTGCTCATTCATTCAAGAGCCACAAATTATATACAACAAATTGGATAAGACCTCTCTGCTGTACTGGCAGAACAATtaatctgctgctttctgtggctTAAATTTGGAGTGTGAACATATAGTAGCAATGATTATCAGGATTTAACGCAGCAGAGAATACATGCCAATTTGTACAGGGTTCCACACCATACAAATAATGGCTTTTCCTCATCAAACTCCATCAGGAAGACCACCCCCAAACATCCCACAGCAGTGTTGCCATACAGGTTTTTCCTTGTGCCTTCAGGGACACCAGAGGAGAGCAATATGTTCCTGGATAAATCTTTCTCCAACAGTTGTCCTTTAGGCTGCATTGATTCCAGGACCTTCCCAACCCACTCCAGAGTTCAGATAACATAACTTGATCCTAAATATACAGATCTGTATCAGCATTTTCTGGCACTTCATCAGCATTAATaaactggaggggaaaaaaaggcatgagaaaataaaataacctaATTTATCCTCTCCTTCCGTAATTGTTCTCTGTTGCTACATGAGCACCCTAGGAACATCAGGAGATTTACACCAGGCAGGGACTGGCTCATTACCCATAAAAACAATTGGCACTTGTAATTGAAATAGGTAATTAACTCCAGTCAGAAAGAAGGCAAAATTTAAGCACATAACTCATTAAGGGTCTGAgcaatgaacaaaaaaaccaaaccagccaaccaaaaaaaaccaccaacacataaagaaaaaacatcaaacaaacaaatgaaaagaagtATGAAAAAATCCATTACATAGATATCTATATGAACAGGTCAAATTCTGGATTCGATTTATAAAGTATTCCAAATTAAGGTTAGTTGGGGTGAATGATTactgaaagagggtaaatttaTATTAGATactagaaataaattcttcactatgagggtggtgagacactggaacaggttgcctggggaagctgtgggtgccccatccttggaagtgttcaaggccaggttgcatggggctaggagcaacctggtctagtgggaggtgtccctgcccatgcagggggtttggatctagatgatatttaaggtcctttccaacctaaaccattctgtgattctacaattAAGTGGAGTAACTGCTGTTTGGCATTTctgataattttaaatgttctctCAAAACACCCAGTAAGGTGGCctttatttgcagaaaataatccATTATTTGATGAAGTTACTCAACAAAATACCACATACTGGGGTCCAGTGTTATGATTTGGAGTCAAAAGGTATGTTTGTGAGGTATATAAAACCTGAAATTTTTAGGATTTAATACCTTCCTATTAGAATGGTGGAAAGTGCTGACAGATTTTTTACATGTAGGAACTGGCTATCTCATTTAAACTCTTGTGAGACAGTCCAGGAAGTTGTGACACCGGAAGAAGAGCTGTTAGGGAGAGGGTCATGTCCAGCATGTATCAGTGTCATAGTGGTTGCTCAGAGGAGAAACAGCTTGGTTAGGATGGTGCATACACTGCACTCCAAATAACCCCCCACGCAGAGATGCAGAACAGATGTGTAGGTCCATTAATGTACTTCCACCCATCTGTGAAGACTGAATCTGTTAATGTCAGctctaattaattttatatgcaAAAAACAAATAGCACAggtattaaaaattactttttgacCATCGACTATATATTTCAACCATCAATTTAACAATGTAACTGTACTAAATTTGGTTTATATTGCAATGGTAAATATTTATACTTGAGGAGTATCCAGTATTAACTTTTATCCTTATGAACATTCACCATTCACTGAGAATGTTTATAGAAGTAAAGGATGAAGTATCaacaattaaaatgaaaggcTCTGTGAAATAAATGTTGCTCACTCACTTGAAGGTTTGCCAAAGACCTGAAAGGGCATAATCAGGATCTGATTAGTAGATTATGCAATCCTTTCATCAAGagacaagaaaagcaagagacTTGAAACCTGAGAAATACAGCTGTAAGAACATAAgtatttctcctttcctttgctCAACTTCATCAAAAGAACaaagtggattttttaattgaaaattactATCATAATTATGTTTGCAAATAGCTATGGACTTGGAGCACTGAAAGGTGTGACATGAGGCCATTTGGAGACTTCTTTCAAACATTGTAAATGTAACTGGAGAGCTTTCTGCTGCATACACACTATGTGACAACTGCAGATTGCAACTCTCCCACCACAGCAGACTCTGCTCCTACACAATACATGAGGGGATTTTTGTGTTAACCTCCTCCCTACTTCCCTGCAATGACCTCTTAAATGTCTTGTGGTCTGAGCAGAGTAGTAAACACagcttgctttttaaagtgtgttttaCATCCACACTATAATTATGACAATGGGAAAGGAAGTAAACCAGCTTATTCCAGCACTGGTGCAGGAGACAGCAACATTTTCTAGAATTTTTGACTGATTGGTTTTAACACACAAGAGACCCCCCTGGAAATGGGCCTTCTTTCTCCATTAAAAGAGAAGTCCAGACTGTGTTTTCCTGATGATATCATAGGTAGATTTATAATATAACATGGTTCAGAAGTTTCAAAAATGTAACTGTAGGTTTAGGAATCTTCATAATCCAATcttgaacttaaaaaaaagtctccctTTGctacacaaaacaaataatcagGATACTAAAGCTCTATATGTTACTAgcaaaaaatgtgtaaataatATGTATTCTCATGTGCTGTAACAATCCAGCAGTTACTGCTTTTTGAAGTTTTGGATATGGCTGATACTACACAAATATGGGTACTGAGTAGTAAATATGACTAAGGATTCCGTTACTTACTCTGTGGGAACTTTGGTGGGTTGTCGTTAACATCTGTGAGTGTAATTGTCACTTTGGTTGTCCCTGAAAGGCCTCCCATGTGTCCTCCCATATCTTTTGCCTGTATTACAACATGATACTCTTCCTTAGCTTCTCTGTCCATATTCGGAAGGGCAGTTCGGATAATTCctataaatacaaagaaaatatggCACATACAAATTTTCACAGCTTCACATCACCAAAAAAATAGCTACTGCATTTTTAGTTTGCATTAGAATACTGCAATATTTGCAGCGATGGTGCACATTGTTTGTTCTACACTTTGCATTGTGCTACGCAGGAACAGTAGCCTAAATATTCAACATACCTGGACACAGAACAACCCTGGAGAATGGCGGTTCAGCACAGAAACTGCCATTTCTATCATACCATATTATACCACAAAAGAAATAGTATCATCTTTCTGCTGTGCACCCAAGAGACAAACCTGCAAAAGTGCTTAGCTAGAATCGAGAGAATGAAGGAAGCTTTGCTCAAACACATTAGTAGATATACCCAACTGTACTGCCTCGGTCAATATGTTTAGTTCTTCATTGTAATGCATTCTAGTTATGAGGTCCTACTCAAATAAAATGCTCAATAATACCTGTTTGAGCTTCCACTGAGAAGTACGGCTGACCTTCAAGAATACTGTAAACCAATTTGGCACTGTTCCCATAGGTAGGATCATCAGCATCTGAAGCCGTTACCTGAATAACTGATGTACctaaaaatggaaagcaaacacagaggGAATACAGTCAGAGCAAACATGTCTGTAAGAAACGTGCAGACATGCTGTCAGTCATACGGCATAACTACTTCTTAACTTTTTTATTACCAGGTTTGGTAAATGAAAAAATTTACTTGGCAATTTATATATGACAAAATAGACCCATACAATCCAAAAGGATTTGTCACCAGCTGTGATGTGGATTAATGTTCTAAACAGTGAAGATATAAAAGTCACTCTGTACCattgtggcttttttccttaGTAGTTTGTTATATTGCTTTGTCTTTCGATAGCCaaacaacagttttctttttcatttttcctcagCAAGTTTCAGAGAAATAATTCCTGCAGAAATCTCTAAGCTAGACACAAGCTCAAACAGGACATGAAAAAGGAATAGGCAGTAACTCCTTAGCTTTATTACACAGCTCTGCCAAAGGTATGATCTTGATGTTTACCCCAGAGGATTCACACTCCATAAATTCCAGGGGAACCTCACATTCCTCCTAGGAGGAAATAATCCTGTTCTAGGAGCCGTCTAGAGACATTTCAACCATCAGTTAGTAGCTGTGCAGGGTTTGATTTGGtcagcaaattaaatatattgaCTGAGTCACTGGCTGAGCATGAAGTAAGTGTTACTTCCTAAATTTCTAGACGATAAGAATTAAATAAAGCCAACACATACTGACAATGCAACATCTTCTAAAAGGCCAGGAACTTAAGTGCATTTATGAGTACTTACCTACATTTGATCTCTCTGGCACATTGGCATGGTAGTTTTCATGAAGAAACTCAGGTGGGTTGTCATTTATATCTTGAACTTTAACAATGAATTCAGAAGGCGGTTCCAAAGGTCTGTTAGTGTTCCTGTCTACAGCTTGTGCCGTCAGAGTGTACTGAGCTCTCTCCTCCCGGTCCAGTGTCTTTGTTGCATGGATGTTCCCTGATTTGTCATcgataacaaaaataattccgGCTCCTTCACCTGAGagaatgtatttaatatttccatCTCCAGAATCAATATCTGAATGAAgctaaaaaaatgagaaaaagacatACCTTAACAAGGTGGTATACATTTCATGTATGTGTTTACAAAACAAAGTAAGTTAATGAAATCACTATCATGTCATAGTTTTCAAAACTCTTGTCTTGTATCAGGCAGTAATCCCTGCTTGGGTCCACGCTGTGAGCAATGTGCCCTGCATTTAGAGAAGCTGCCTTCACAGACTTGAATGTCACCACATGGAGGGTGCTGCTGAGACCCAAGCTTTAAGATTGAAGGAAGAGAGTGCATGAGAAGATAGTTTTAACAGGGTCTTTATTCAAATGAAGTTGGAAGTGTCATTTTTATAAAGATTTTGTACACTTCATACTAATCATATTCTACTAGGTTGCATGAAAAAGCTGTTAAGTGACAAATGAGATGTA from Apus apus isolate bApuApu2 chromosome 11, bApuApu2.pri.cur, whole genome shotgun sequence includes the following:
- the CDH11 gene encoding cadherin-11 isoform X1: MKEDNCLHAALICLGMLYYSHAITTEKLNHARPSLHGHHEKGKEGQVLHRSKRGWVWNQFFVIEEYTGPDPVLVGRLHSDIDSGDGNIKYILSGEGAGIIFVIDDKSGNIHATKTLDREERAQYTLTAQAVDRNTNRPLEPPSEFIVKVQDINDNPPEFLHENYHANVPERSNVGTSVIQVTASDADDPTYGNSAKLVYSILEGQPYFSVEAQTGIIRTALPNMDREAKEEYHVVIQAKDMGGHMGGLSGTTKVTITLTDVNDNPPKFPQSVYQMSVSEAAVPGEEVGRVKAKDPDIGENGLVAYSIIDGDGMDMFEITTDYETQEGVVKLKKLLDFETKKSYSLKVEAANVHIDPKFISNGPFKDTVTVKISVEDADEPPVFLKPSYIFEVQENAASGTVVGKVHAKDPDAANSAIRYSIDRHTDLERYFIINAEDGNIKTIKALDREEMAWHNISVFAVEVHKQHQEAKVPVAIKVVDVNDNAPKFAAAYEAFVCENAQSNQQFITISADDKDDSANGPRFIFSLPPEIIQNRNFTLRDNRDNTASVLVRREGFSRQKQDLYLLPIVISDGGLPPLSSTNTLTIRVCGCDSNGSLLSCNAEAYVLNAGLSTGALIAILACIVILLVIVVLFVTLKRQKKEPLIVFEEEDVRENIITYDDEGGGEEDTEAFDIATLQNPDGINGFIPRKDIKPEYQYMPRPGLRPAPNSVDVDDFINTRIQEADNDPTAPPYDSIQIYGYEGRGSVAGSLSSLESATTDSDLDYDYLQNWGPRFKKLADLYGSKDTFDDDS
- the CDH11 gene encoding cadherin-11 isoform X2, producing MKEDNCLHAALICLGMLYYSHAITTEKLNHARPSLHGHHEKGKEGQVLHRSKRGWVWNQFFVIEEYTGPDPVLVGRLHSDIDSGDGNIKYILSGEGAGIIFVIDDKSGNIHATKTLDREERAQYTLTAQAVDRNTNRPLEPPSEFIVKVQDINDNPPEFLHENYHANVPERSNVGTSVIQVTASDADDPTYGNSAKLVYSILEGQPYFSVEAQTGIIRTALPNMDREAKEEYHVVIQAKDMGGHMGGLSGTTKVTITLTDVNDNPPKFPQSVYQMSVSEAAVPGEEVGRVKAKDPDIGENGLVAYSIIDGDGMDMFEITTDYETQEGVVKLKKLLDFETKKSYSLKVEAANVHIDPKFISNGPFKDTVTVKISVEDADEPPVFLKPSYIFEVQENAASGTVVGKVHAKDPDAANSAIRNQPHESPFKRTAYHPCGNYLQDNNKCTCYDYLKIITIHKKCECKKLLSSSFI